In one Rugosibacter aromaticivorans genomic region, the following are encoded:
- a CDS encoding universal stress protein has translation MTQQWLIPIDDSAIALLPVTWVINNLSAWRETPQIHLLNVQPNLPRDIGRFINADTLREFHLESGMNALAPARTQLEAAGLAVESHVLVGEAAQTIADFAESNHCTQILLGTRGHSGLAGTLLGSVAMKLVQLSKIPVLLVR, from the coding sequence ATGACACAGCAATGGCTCATTCCGATTGATGACTCTGCCATCGCCTTGCTGCCGGTCACATGGGTTATCAATAACCTGTCGGCCTGGCGTGAAACACCGCAAATTCATCTGCTCAACGTGCAACCGAATCTGCCACGCGATATCGGCCGCTTTATCAATGCCGACACCCTGCGTGAATTTCATCTGGAAAGCGGCATGAACGCGCTCGCTCCTGCTCGCACACAGCTTGAAGCCGCCGGGCTGGCGGTCGAATCTCATGTGCTGGTGGGTGAAGCGGCACAGACGATTGCCGACTTTGCCGAGAGCAACCACTGCACGCAAATTTTGCTTGGCACCCGTGGGCACAGCGGGCTAGCGGGCACCTTGCTCGGCTCAGTCGCCATGAAGCTGGTGCAATTGTCCAAAATACCGGTACTGCTGGTGCGCTAA
- the trpC gene encoding indole-3-glycerol phosphate synthase TrpC, protein MSDILNKILAVKRDEVAAALAVKPLATLRSEAEAQPPARDFVAALRQKIDSSAAEKIGAGGTAGDTLKDMAAGAIRHIAVIAEIKKASPSKGVIRENFQPAEIAADYARHGAACLSVLTDRSFFQGSPDYLRQARNACTLPVLRKDFLVDPYQVYEARAMGADAILLIVAALSLAEMQAMEAIAQSLGLAVLVECHEPAELDIALQLKTPLIGINNRNLHTFEVNLDTTLSQHQRIPSNRILVAESGILAPSDVAQLYAGGVRAFLVGEAFMRAPSPGAELARLFA, encoded by the coding sequence ATGTCCGACATTCTCAACAAAATTCTCGCGGTTAAACGCGATGAAGTCGCCGCCGCGTTAGCGGTAAAGCCGCTCGCCACGCTGCGTAGTGAGGCCGAAGCACAGCCGCCCGCGCGCGATTTTGTCGCGGCACTACGGCAGAAGATCGATTCATCCGCTGCAGAAAAAATCGGCGCTGGTGGTACGGCGGGTGACACGTTAAAAGACATGGCAGCAGGCGCAATACGTCACATAGCGGTGATTGCAGAAATCAAAAAAGCCAGCCCCTCCAAAGGCGTGATTCGCGAAAACTTTCAACCTGCCGAGATTGCCGCAGACTATGCGCGGCATGGTGCGGCCTGCTTGTCCGTGCTCACCGACCGCTCGTTTTTTCAAGGCTCACCCGACTATCTGAGGCAAGCGCGCAACGCGTGCACCCTGCCCGTGCTGCGCAAGGATTTTCTGGTCGATCCGTATCAAGTCTATGAAGCACGTGCCATGGGCGCAGATGCAATTTTGCTCATCGTGGCCGCGTTATCGCTCGCCGAGATGCAGGCGATGGAAGCCATTGCGCAATCGCTGGGGCTGGCTGTGCTGGTTGAATGCCATGAGCCCGCCGAGCTGGACATTGCCCTGCAATTGAAGACACCCTTGATTGGCATTAACAACCGCAATCTGCACACGTTTGAGGTAAATCTCGACACCACGTTGTCGCAACATCAGCGCATTCCGTCGAACCGCATTCTCGTCGCGGAATCGGGCATTCTTGCGCCATCCGATGTAGCGCAACTTTACGCGGGTGGCGTTCGGGCGTTTTTGGTTGGCGAAGCCTTCATGCGCGCGCCCTCACCAGGGGCGGAGCTCGCACGACTGTTTGCCTGA
- a CDS encoding YraN family protein: MTSQQKTGTAGETAAADYLERQGLTVLERNFRVRGGELDLICRAGDVIVFVEVRLRNHKGYGGAAASITVTKQHRLILAAQHWLTRRHQHDAPCRFDCVVIDDGHLEWIRDAFTAD; this comes from the coding sequence ATGACGAGCCAACAAAAAACAGGCACTGCAGGGGAAACCGCTGCAGCAGATTATCTTGAACGGCAAGGCCTCACGGTACTAGAACGTAATTTTCGCGTGCGCGGTGGCGAGCTTGACCTGATCTGCCGCGCAGGGGATGTCATCGTGTTTGTTGAAGTGCGGCTACGCAATCACAAAGGCTACGGCGGCGCAGCGGCGAGTATCACCGTCACCAAACAGCACCGCCTGATTCTCGCTGCACAGCACTGGCTCACCCGCCGCCACCAGCATGACGCCCCGTGCCGCTTTGACTGCGTAGTCATTGACGATGGCCATTTGGAATGGATACGCGATGCGTTCACGGCTGATTAG
- the pyrC gene encoding dihydroorotase, protein MDTLTLTRPDDWHLHLRDGAALAAVLPDTARRFARAIVMPNLKPPVITVALAAAYRQRILDAVPAGFSFTPLMTLYLTDNTPPGEIAAVQQCGFVHAVKYYPAGATTNSDAGVTDLKKCAATLAQMEKLGVPLLVHGEVTDPAVDIFDREAVFIDSVLTPLLHDFPALKVVLEHITTADGVQFVREVGAHVAATITAHHLLLNRNALFAGGLRPHHYCLPVLKRERHRQALVAAAVSGNPKFFLGTDSAPHGQSTKEAACGCAGCYTAHAGIELYAEAFAAVNALDRLEAFASFFGADFYGLPRNAEKITLVREAMTVPASFDYLPGEPLVPLRAGEAVAWRLADVSH, encoded by the coding sequence ATGGATACATTAACCCTTACCCGTCCCGATGACTGGCACCTGCATCTGCGCGATGGTGCGGCGCTGGCTGCGGTGCTGCCCGATACCGCGCGGCGTTTTGCCCGCGCGATTGTGATGCCTAATCTCAAACCACCGGTGATTACCGTGGCGCTGGCCGCGGCCTATCGCCAGCGCATCCTGGATGCCGTGCCTGCAGGCTTCTCCTTTACGCCGCTGATGACGCTGTATTTGACCGACAACACGCCGCCCGGTGAGATTGCCGCGGTGCAACAGTGCGGATTTGTGCATGCCGTGAAGTATTACCCGGCAGGCGCAACGACGAACTCGGACGCCGGTGTGACTGATCTGAAAAAATGTGCCGCCACACTCGCGCAGATGGAAAAACTCGGTGTGCCGCTGCTGGTGCATGGCGAGGTGACGGATCCGGCAGTCGATATTTTTGACCGCGAGGCAGTCTTCATCGATAGCGTGCTGACCCCGCTGCTGCACGATTTCCCCGCGCTCAAAGTGGTGCTGGAACACATCACCACCGCCGATGGTGTGCAGTTTGTGCGCGAGGTGGGGGCGCACGTGGCGGCGACCATCACCGCGCATCATCTGCTGCTCAATCGCAACGCGCTGTTTGCCGGTGGCCTGCGTCCGCATCACTATTGTCTGCCGGTGTTAAAGCGTGAACGTCATCGGCAAGCGCTGGTGGCGGCGGCGGTCTCGGGCAACCCGAAGTTTTTTCTCGGCACCGATTCCGCGCCGCATGGGCAAAGCACGAAAGAAGCTGCTTGCGGTTGCGCTGGCTGCTACACCGCGCATGCCGGTATCGAGCTGTATGCCGAGGCATTCGCAGCGGTGAATGCACTCGACCGGCTGGAAGCCTTTGCCAGTTTTTTCGGCGCTGATTTTTACGGTCTGCCGCGTAATGCCGAAAAAATCACTTTGGTACGCGAGGCGATGACCGTTCCTGCGAGTTTTGATTATCTACCCGGCGAACCGCTGGTTCCCTTGCGTGCGGGTGAGGCAGTGGCTTGGCGCTTGGCTGATGTGAGTCATTAA
- a CDS encoding phosphoheptose isomerase, with translation MPLLQRIQQQFHDSVQAKQQALDVMAAPIERAVRLMTQCLQSGGKVMACGNGGSAADSQHFAAELLNRFEKERPPLAAIALTTDTSTLTSIANDYRFEDVFAKQIQALGRSGDVLLAISTSGNSLNVIEAIHVAHARGIRVVALTGRGGGKMNALLAADDLHLCVPVERTARIQEVHLLTIHCLCDGIDALILGEIQ, from the coding sequence ATGCCTCTACTCCAGCGAATTCAACAACAATTTCACGATAGCGTGCAGGCCAAACAACAAGCGCTTGATGTCATGGCCGCCCCCATTGAACGTGCGGTGCGCCTGATGACGCAATGCCTGCAATCAGGCGGCAAAGTGATGGCCTGCGGCAATGGCGGCTCAGCGGCGGACTCACAACATTTTGCCGCCGAACTACTTAACCGTTTCGAAAAAGAACGTCCGCCACTCGCAGCGATTGCGCTGACCACTGACACCTCAACACTGACGTCGATTGCCAACGACTATCGCTTTGAGGATGTTTTCGCCAAGCAGATTCAGGCGCTGGGCCGTAGCGGCGATGTGCTGCTGGCGATTTCCACCTCGGGCAATTCGCTCAATGTGATCGAAGCCATTCATGTCGCGCATGCGCGTGGCATTCGAGTTGTCGCGCTTACCGGCAGGGGCGGCGGAAAGATGAATGCGCTATTGGCTGCCGACGATCTCCACCTGTGTGTGCCCGTTGAGCGAACGGCCCGCATCCAGGAAGTTCATCTACTCACTATTCACTGTCTGTGCGACGGCATCGACGCCCTGATTCTTGGAGAAATTCAATGA
- the trpD gene encoding anthranilate phosphoribosyltransferase, whose translation MITPQEALQRIIDHREIFHDEMLHLMRQIMHGDISPVMVAALLSGLRVKKETIDEISAAARVMRELATHVDTPHNPHFVDIVGTGGDGSHTFNISTASMFVTAAAGATVAKHGNRSVSSKSGSADVLEAMGAKIDLTPPQVAECIETIGCGFMFAPNHHPAMKNVAAVRREMGVRTLFNILGPLTNPAGAPNTLMGVFHPDLVGIQVRVMQRLGADHVLVVWGKDGMDEISLGATTLVGELKNGQITEYEVHPEDFGLAMISNRSLRVADADESKAMLIAALEDKPGAARDIVALNAGAALYTANLVTSIGEGIHRAREVMASGAAREKLDAFVTFTRKFS comes from the coding sequence ATGATTACTCCGCAAGAAGCATTGCAGCGCATTATCGATCACCGCGAAATTTTTCATGACGAAATGCTGCATTTGATGCGGCAAATCATGCACGGCGACATCTCGCCCGTGATGGTGGCTGCGCTGCTTTCTGGCTTGCGCGTGAAAAAAGAAACCATCGACGAAATTTCAGCCGCCGCCCGTGTCATGCGTGAGCTGGCGACTCATGTCGATACCCCGCATAACCCGCACTTTGTCGATATCGTGGGCACGGGTGGTGACGGTTCGCACACCTTCAACATTTCTACGGCCTCCATGTTTGTCACCGCCGCTGCGGGCGCCACCGTCGCCAAACATGGCAACCGCAGCGTGTCTTCCAAATCCGGCTCGGCCGATGTATTGGAGGCCATGGGGGCAAAAATCGATCTCACGCCGCCCCAGGTTGCCGAGTGCATCGAGACGATAGGCTGCGGTTTCATGTTCGCGCCGAACCATCATCCGGCGATGAAAAATGTGGCCGCCGTGCGCCGTGAAATGGGTGTGCGCACACTGTTCAATATTCTCGGGCCACTGACCAATCCGGCAGGTGCGCCCAATACCTTGATGGGCGTATTTCACCCCGATTTAGTTGGCATTCAGGTGCGCGTGATGCAGCGGCTGGGCGCAGATCACGTGTTGGTGGTGTGGGGCAAAGACGGCATGGATGAAATCTCGCTAGGTGCAACCACCTTGGTGGGCGAATTAAAAAACGGCCAGATTACCGAGTATGAAGTTCACCCGGAAGATTTTGGTTTAGCGATGATTTCCAACCGTAGCTTGCGCGTGGCGGATGCCGATGAATCCAAAGCCATGCTGATCGCCGCGCTGGAAGACAAACCTGGTGCTGCGCGCGACATCGTGGCGCTGAATGCCGGTGCCGCGTTGTACACTGCCAATCTGGTGACGTCGATCGGTGAAGGCATACACCGTGCGCGTGAGGTGATGGCCTCTGGCGCAGCACGCGAAAAACTCGACGCCTTTGTTACCTTCACACGAAAATTTTCTTGA
- the rsmI gene encoding 16S rRNA (cytidine(1402)-2'-O)-methyltransferase gives MNQNPVANSLAPALYVVATPIGNLGDITLRALETLRGVDLVACEDTRHAKHLLDQHGLRVPTLALHQHNENEAAEKLIRLLGEGKRVALISDAGTPGVSDPGARTVAAVRAAGFRVVPLPGANAAITALSAAGLLDERFLFVGFLPAKVGARQTAITALATVDAALVFYEAPHRVLETVGDLAELLQTPLQPQREIIIARELTKLFEQIERLPLAQALAWLEADTNHQRGEFVLIVSAPPVKNSSELEVETERVLTALLAELPVKQAVKLATEITGQPKNALYTRALALKADSL, from the coding sequence ATGAATCAAAATCCCGTGGCAAATTCCTTGGCACCTGCATTGTATGTCGTTGCCACGCCGATCGGAAACCTCGGCGATATCACCCTGCGTGCGCTGGAGACCTTGCGTGGTGTCGATCTCGTCGCTTGCGAAGACACGCGCCACGCCAAGCACTTACTCGATCAGCATGGTCTGCGCGTGCCCACACTGGCCTTGCACCAGCACAACGAAAACGAAGCCGCCGAAAAGCTGATTCGTTTATTGGGCGAGGGCAAACGCGTTGCCCTGATTTCGGATGCCGGCACGCCGGGCGTCTCCGACCCTGGTGCGCGCACCGTCGCTGCCGTGCGCGCAGCAGGTTTTCGCGTGGTGCCGTTGCCGGGTGCGAACGCCGCGATTACGGCGTTGTCCGCCGCCGGGTTGCTGGATGAGCGTTTTTTGTTCGTCGGATTTTTGCCCGCAAAAGTCGGCGCTCGCCAGACGGCGATTACGGCGCTGGCCACTGTCGATGCAGCGCTGGTGTTTTACGAAGCGCCGCATCGCGTGCTGGAAACCGTGGGCGATCTGGCCGAACTATTACAAACGCCACTGCAACCCCAGCGTGAAATAATCATCGCCCGCGAACTGACCAAGCTGTTTGAACAAATCGAACGCCTGCCACTGGCGCAAGCACTCGCCTGGCTAGAGGCTGATACGAATCATCAACGCGGCGAATTCGTGCTGATTGTTTCTGCCCCGCCGGTGAAAAATAGCAGCGAACTGGAAGTCGAAACAGAGCGTGTGCTGACGGCATTGCTGGCTGAATTGCCGGTGAAACAGGCCGTCAAACTCGCTACCGAAATTACCGGCCAGCCCAAGAATGCGTTGTATACGCGAGCGCTGGCGCTCAAGGCCGATTCTCTATAA
- a CDS encoding glycine zipper 2TM domain-containing protein — protein sequence MKIRYHGVAVLLALALPSLAFADSCRKDCGKVVSIDTVKQKGKGGAVGMIAGGVVGGLLGHQIGAGNGKTLATVAGAAGGAYAGNEVQKKVSEKTVQVVKVKMDSGQIRTFRFSKAPVVKGDRVHLADNRLVRYTGK from the coding sequence ATGAAAATCAGATATCACGGTGTGGCTGTATTGCTGGCGTTGGCGCTACCGTCGCTTGCATTTGCCGATAGCTGCAGAAAAGACTGCGGGAAGGTAGTTTCCATTGACACGGTCAAGCAGAAAGGCAAGGGTGGCGCGGTGGGCATGATTGCCGGTGGCGTGGTTGGCGGGCTGCTGGGTCACCAGATCGGTGCGGGCAATGGCAAAACACTGGCCACGGTTGCTGGTGCTGCTGGCGGCGCCTACGCTGGCAACGAGGTACAAAAGAAAGTGTCTGAAAAGACCGTCCAGGTGGTGAAGGTCAAGATGGACAGCGGTCAGATTCGCACCTTCAGGTTCAGCAAGGCTCCCGTGGTCAAGGGTGATCGGGTGCATCTGGCCGATAATCGGCTGGTGCGCTACACCGGCAAGTAA
- a CDS encoding sirohydrochlorin chelatase, with protein sequence MKGILLFGHGARNPAWALPFERIRQAILATDAAALVEPGFLELMRPTFAEGIDTLVGQGATEIVVVPIFVAGGGHVNKDLPPLADQAMTRHAGLIIRLAPPVGEAAPVLAAMADYALNVVPFE encoded by the coding sequence ATGAAAGGTATTCTTCTGTTTGGTCATGGCGCGCGCAATCCAGCGTGGGCGCTGCCTTTTGAGCGGATACGCCAGGCCATTTTGGCGACGGATGCGGCGGCGTTGGTTGAGCCGGGGTTTTTGGAACTGATGCGGCCAACCTTTGCCGAAGGCATCGATACCCTGGTGGGCCAAGGTGCTACCGAGATTGTGGTGGTGCCGATTTTTGTGGCTGGCGGCGGCCACGTTAACAAGGATTTACCGCCGTTGGCCGATCAGGCGATGACGCGTCATGCCGGGCTGATCATTCGTCTGGCTCCACCGGTGGGCGAGGCCGCGCCGGTGTTGGCGGCCATGGCAGACTATGCGCTTAACGTGGTGCCGTTTGAATAG
- a CDS encoding aminodeoxychorismate/anthranilate synthase component II: protein MLLMIDNYDSFTYNLVQYFGELGEEVKVFRNDDISLAEITTLAPAHIVVSPGPCSPAEAGISVEAIKTFAGKIPLLGVCLGHQSIGAAFGGEIVRAKELMHGKTSPVHHTDQGVFRGLPNPLTVTRYHSLAIRRESLPDCLEVTAWTDDGEIMGVRHRELAVEGVQFHPESILTERGHDLLRNFLQPGTT from the coding sequence ATGCTGCTAATGATCGATAACTACGATAGTTTCACCTACAACCTGGTGCAGTATTTTGGCGAGCTGGGTGAAGAGGTCAAGGTGTTTCGCAATGATGACATCTCGCTAGCTGAGATTACGACACTAGCGCCTGCGCACATTGTGGTCTCGCCGGGGCCTTGCTCTCCGGCAGAAGCCGGCATTTCGGTGGAGGCAATCAAAACTTTCGCGGGCAAAATCCCCCTGCTTGGCGTGTGCCTCGGGCATCAGAGCATTGGCGCTGCATTTGGCGGCGAGATTGTGCGCGCTAAAGAATTGATGCATGGCAAAACCTCACCGGTACATCACACCGACCAGGGCGTGTTTCGCGGCTTGCCCAACCCACTCACCGTCACACGCTATCACTCGCTGGCGATCCGCCGCGAATCCTTGCCTGATTGCCTCGAAGTCACCGCCTGGACAGACGATGGTGAAATCATGGGCGTGCGCCACCGCGAGCTGGCGGTGGAAGGCGTGCAGTTTCATCCGGAATCCATTCTCACCGAGCGCGGCCACGATTTGCTGCGCAACTTTTTACAGCCGGGCACAACATGA
- a CDS encoding TerC family protein, translated as MDISTAAFWIAVLQIIAIDVMLGGDNAVVIALACRKLPDTQRKKGIFWGVAGAIGLRIALIFFALQLLAVPWLKVVGALLLFWIGVKLLQPEDEGHGDVAAATTLVGAIKTIIVADAVMSLDNVIAVAGAAHGNLLLVVFGILASIPIVVWGSQLVLKMMDRYPIIITAGGALLGWIGGGMIITDPALPADLLAAIPYGKTLAAAAGALLVVVTGKTLAARAKTHPAVDLAASKTKDISS; from the coding sequence CTGGACATTTCTACTGCCGCCTTCTGGATTGCGGTGCTGCAAATTATCGCTATCGATGTCATGCTCGGTGGCGACAATGCGGTCGTCATTGCGCTGGCCTGTCGCAAGCTGCCCGATACACAGCGCAAAAAAGGCATTTTCTGGGGCGTGGCCGGCGCCATTGGCCTGCGTATCGCGCTGATTTTCTTTGCCTTGCAACTGCTGGCGGTGCCCTGGCTGAAAGTTGTCGGTGCGCTGCTGCTATTCTGGATCGGCGTGAAGCTGCTGCAACCTGAAGATGAAGGCCACGGTGATGTTGCTGCGGCCACAACACTGGTAGGCGCTATAAAAACCATCATCGTCGCCGATGCAGTGATGAGTCTGGACAATGTGATTGCCGTGGCCGGTGCCGCCCACGGCAATCTGTTGCTGGTGGTATTCGGCATTCTGGCCTCGATTCCCATTGTGGTCTGGGGCAGCCAGTTGGTGCTCAAAATGATGGATCGCTACCCAATCATCATTACTGCCGGAGGTGCGCTGCTGGGCTGGATTGGCGGTGGCATGATCATCACCGACCCGGCTTTGCCGGCCGATCTGCTGGCTGCCATTCCCTACGGTAAAACACTCGCAGCAGCAGCCGGTGCCTTGCTGGTGGTGGTGACTGGTAAAACACTTGCCGCACGCGCAAAAACTCATCCGGCCGTTGATTTGGCCGCATCCAAAACGAAGGATATTTCGTCATGA
- the rfaE2 gene encoding D-glycero-beta-D-manno-heptose 1-phosphate adenylyltransferase has product MNASAFEAKIVSPAELPHRVANLPHPLVFTNGCFDILHRGHVTYLAQARSLGASLIVAVNTDASVKRLGKGDERPINTLDDRMALLAALACVSLVTWFNEDTPLARILDCHPDVLVKGGDWPVEKIVGYNEVTGWGGSVHSIPFIHQKSTTALLEKIRRL; this is encoded by the coding sequence ATGAACGCTTCAGCCTTCGAAGCCAAGATCGTTTCGCCAGCCGAATTGCCACACCGTGTGGCCAACTTGCCGCACCCGCTGGTATTTACCAATGGCTGCTTTGATATTTTGCATCGCGGCCACGTCACCTATCTCGCCCAGGCACGCAGCCTGGGCGCCAGCCTGATCGTCGCCGTCAATACCGATGCCTCGGTCAAGCGCTTGGGTAAAGGTGATGAGCGCCCCATCAATACCCTGGACGACCGCATGGCGCTGCTCGCCGCGCTGGCATGCGTCTCGCTGGTGACCTGGTTCAACGAGGACACGCCGCTGGCGCGCATTCTCGATTGTCATCCTGATGTGCTGGTCAAAGGCGGGGACTGGCCGGTGGAAAAAATCGTCGGTTACAACGAGGTGACTGGCTGGGGTGGCAGCGTACATTCCATCCCGTTTATCCATCAAAAATCCACCACCGCGCTGCTGGAAAAAATACGCCGGTTGTAA
- a CDS encoding BON domain-containing protein yields MNTFQPMKNFITHLRGYVLIVVSIPFISGCFGVAAVGVGAGALMLSDRRASESYVTDEGIELRANNRLGENYGSNVHVNVTSYNRMVLLTGEVPSAEIKASVEKLISGVPNVKSISNELAIAGPSSLGGRSNDTYLTSKVKARFVDAKQFSAHHVKVVTEAGVVFLLGLVTQTEADAAADIARTTGGVQKVVRVFEIISPEEARAIDGQTKQSTPPTQH; encoded by the coding sequence ATGAACACTTTCCAACCTATGAAAAACTTCATCACCCATCTGCGGGGTTATGTTCTGATCGTTGTCTCAATCCCCTTTATTTCCGGCTGTTTCGGGGTTGCTGCTGTGGGCGTTGGCGCCGGCGCGCTGATGCTCAGCGACCGTCGTGCCTCTGAAAGCTATGTGACCGACGAAGGCATTGAATTACGCGCCAATAATCGCCTTGGTGAGAACTATGGCTCCAACGTGCATGTCAATGTCACCAGCTATAACCGCATGGTGCTGCTCACTGGCGAAGTACCTAGTGCAGAAATAAAAGCCTCGGTCGAAAAACTGATCAGCGGCGTACCCAACGTTAAATCCATCAGTAACGAGCTGGCCATTGCCGGGCCGTCTTCTCTTGGTGGGCGCAGTAACGATACGTATTTGACCTCTAAGGTGAAGGCGCGCTTTGTGGATGCCAAACAGTTTTCAGCACATCACGTCAAAGTCGTCACGGAAGCTGGCGTGGTGTTTCTACTAGGCCTGGTGACACAAACCGAAGCAGATGCCGCCGCCGATATTGCACGCACCACCGGCGGCGTGCAAAAAGTCGTTCGCGTATTTGAAATCATCAGCCCCGAAGAAGCACGCGCGATCGACGGCCAGACGAAACAAAGCACCCCACCCACTCAGCACTGA
- a CDS encoding HIRAN domain-containing protein: MRSRLIRFFSVFLFSLFSLTALAGDVRILVQSSPLAGFRYYAGEALWSELHEGDPLALIREPDNTHDANAVRVEWQGQKLGYLPRAQNQAVAAAMDAGEHVDARIAKLRQERNPWHRLLVDVFVVL, translated from the coding sequence ATGCGTTCACGGCTGATTAGATTTTTTTCGGTTTTTCTTTTTTCATTGTTCAGCCTGACCGCGCTAGCAGGCGACGTGCGCATTCTCGTGCAAAGCTCACCTTTAGCCGGTTTTCGTTACTATGCCGGCGAGGCGCTATGGAGCGAACTACACGAAGGCGACCCGCTGGCGCTCATCCGCGAGCCTGATAACACACACGATGCGAACGCTGTGCGTGTGGAATGGCAGGGGCAAAAGCTAGGCTACCTGCCTCGCGCCCAAAATCAAGCGGTAGCTGCCGCCATGGATGCCGGTGAACACGTTGATGCGCGCATTGCCAAATTACGCCAGGAGCGGAACCCTTGGCACCGTTTGCTGGTCGACGTGTTTGTTGTGCTGTAA
- a CDS encoding flavodoxin family protein — translation MTKVALVYFSGYGHTAKQAEAVRQGAADITGVEVNVFRIDENGNLPETTWDTLAQQDAIIYGSPTYMGGPAWQFKKFADATSKPWFTQAWQNKIAAGFTNSASMNGDKFSTIAYFFTLSQQHGQVWIGTGLLPSNKKEHGPDDINWTAGFAGALSVSPSDASPEESPRKGDLETARLLGRRVAEYASKTRGW, via the coding sequence ATGACAAAAGTTGCGCTGGTTTACTTTAGTGGCTACGGACACACTGCCAAGCAGGCAGAGGCCGTCCGGCAAGGTGCGGCGGACATCACGGGTGTCGAGGTCAACGTTTTCCGAATTGACGAAAATGGCAATCTGCCTGAGACGACTTGGGATACTTTGGCGCAGCAGGACGCCATCATTTACGGCTCACCCACATATATGGGAGGCCCTGCCTGGCAATTTAAGAAGTTTGCCGATGCAACATCCAAACCGTGGTTCACTCAGGCGTGGCAAAACAAGATTGCAGCGGGCTTTACCAATTCCGCATCCATGAACGGCGATAAATTCTCGACCATCGCCTACTTCTTTACTTTGTCGCAACAGCATGGCCAAGTATGGATTGGCACTGGCTTGCTACCTTCCAACAAGAAAGAACATGGTCCAGACGATATTAATTGGACGGCTGGGTTCGCCGGTGCCCTTTCCGTGTCCCCGTCCGACGCATCGCCAGAGGAATCACCACGAAAAGGAGACCTGGAAACCGCCAGACTGCTTGGTAGGCGTGTCGCTGAGTACGCATCAAAAACGCGCGGGTGGTGA
- a CDS encoding YceI family protein has product MKLSFPLPAIAALAIAASVPAIAAPETFVIDNSHTFPRFSYSHFGYSTQLSRFDKTSGKIVFDSAARSGSVDVVIDTKSVDTGFPLFNQHIQGEDFLDTTKYPTATFKSTAVRFDGDVPVAVDGNLTLKGVTKPVTLTISSFQHMPHPMLKKDAIGANASVTVKRSAFNAGKYAPYVGDDVTISIAVEAIKE; this is encoded by the coding sequence ATGAAATTGTCTTTCCCGCTTCCCGCCATCGCCGCCCTTGCCATCGCTGCCTCCGTACCGGCCATCGCTGCGCCGGAGACCTTTGTCATCGACAACAGCCACACCTTCCCGCGCTTTTCCTATAGTCACTTCGGCTACTCGACCCAGTTGAGCCGCTTCGACAAGACCAGCGGCAAGATCGTCTTCGACAGTGCGGCGAGATCCGGCTCGGTGGACGTGGTCATCGACACGAAGTCGGTCGATACCGGTTTCCCGCTTTTCAACCAGCATATCCAGGGCGAGGATTTTCTCGATACCACCAAGTACCCGACGGCGACCTTCAAATCGACTGCTGTGCGTTTCGATGGCGACGTGCCGGTTGCCGTCGACGGTAACCTGACCCTCAAAGGCGTGACCAAGCCTGTTACTCTGACGATCAGTTCCTTCCAACACATGCCCCATCCGATGCTGAAGAAGGACGCCATTGGCGCCAACGCCAGCGTGACAGTCAAGCGTTCCGCCTTCAACGCCGGCAAGTACGCGCCGTATGTTGGCGACGACGTGACCATCAGCATCGCTGTCGAGGCGATCAAGGAATAA